In Spirosoma aureum, a single genomic region encodes these proteins:
- a CDS encoding helix-turn-helix domain-containing protein encodes MELSEHIKALRESKRIKLSEMATALGVDVSNYAKIEKKGKKLTLERIEEIASALGVSTPELLGYGSSETSERVKELEKMNAELKERLREVIGVRADLKSFEQKYDHLYTQFKLYEEMTIQKKENDKKVKLFAREVLASSGEKETQENLIRFIKAFFLEDEI; translated from the coding sequence ATGGAATTATCAGAGCATATAAAGGCACTGCGAGAGAGTAAGCGAATCAAGCTTAGTGAGATGGCTACGGCCTTAGGAGTGGATGTGTCAAACTACGCCAAGATTGAAAAGAAGGGTAAGAAATTGACACTAGAACGGATTGAGGAAATCGCGTCTGCACTGGGTGTTTCAACGCCTGAATTACTAGGCTATGGAAGTAGCGAAACTAGTGAACGAGTAAAGGAGTTGGAAAAAATGAATGCTGAATTAAAAGAGAGGTTACGGGAGGTAATTGGAGTGCGTGCAGATTTGAAGTCCTTCGAACAGAAATATGATCACCTCTATACACAGTTTAAGTTGTATGAAGAGATGACAATACAGAAAAAGGAAAATGATAAGAAAGTAAAACTGTTTGCTAGAGAAGTTCTAGCATCGTCAGGCGAGAAAGAAACTCAAGAAAATTTGATACGCTTTATCAAAGCTTTCTTCTTGGAAGATGAAATTTAA